From one Bradysia coprophila strain Holo2 unplaced genomic scaffold, BU_Bcop_v1 contig_248, whole genome shotgun sequence genomic stretch:
- the LOC119078309 gene encoding inositol monophosphatase 2-like isoform X1, with product MMETTFNEIENELIDDCYNFINVLAIDAGTLVKKGFTKAKNVSYKTSNADLVTEYDRRCEQLLIQGIQNRYPDHKFLAEESTSKLELTDDPTWVIDPIDGTTNYVHGIPLIAISIALVLKKQIVIGVIYNPLHEEYFKCRLGRGAYLNDERIYCSKTETLEQSVYAHEVSMASVEWLREKNMKRVYKFASIARGLRTLGSAALTLAYVARGCIDGYQVDDLKPWDVAAGALLIREAGGVVYKTDGTTFDFMNSYLVCAGTEKLCQQLIDGIKETDSWSINFG from the exons ATGATGGAGACGACTTTCAATGAAATCGAAAACGAATTGATTGATGACTGTTACAATTTCATAAATGTGTTGGCCATCGATGCTGGTACATTGGTGAAGAAAGGTTTCACGAAAGCGAAAAATGTGTCATACAAAACATCAAACGCTGACTTAGTAACTGAATATGATCGTCGATGTGAACAGTTGCTCATCCAAGGAATACAGAATAGATATCCCGATCATAA ATTTTTGGCTGAGGAATCAACATCAAAGTTGGAGTTAACTGATGATCCTACATGGGTAATTGATCCCATTGACGGAACGACGAATTATGTGCACGGTATTCCGTTGATTGCCATTTCAATAGCTCTTGTGTTGAAAAAGCAAATAGTTATTGGGGTCATATACAATCCGTTGCACGAAGAATACTTTAAGTGTCGTTTAGGACGCGGAGCCTATCTCAATGATGAGAGGATATATTGCAGCAAAACGGAAACG cttGAACAATCTGTCTATGCTCATGAAGTATCGATGGCCTCGGTGGAATGGCTGCGTGAGAAGAATATGAAGCGAGTCTATAAATTTGCATCTATTGCTCGGGG ATTGCGAACGCTGGGAAGTGCAGCATTAACATTAGCATATGTTGCTAGAGGCTGCATAGATGGCTATCAAGTTGACGATCTGAAACCATGGGACGTTGCTGCCGGTGCACTACTGATACGAGAAGCGGGCGGTGTTGTTTACAAAACCGATGGAACGACCTTCGACTTCATGAATTCATATCTGGTGTGCGCAGGAACCGAAAAACTTTGCCAACAATTGATCGATGGAATAAAAGAGACAGATTCGTGGTCAATCAACTTTGGATGA